One genomic region from Fictibacillus marinisediminis encodes:
- a CDS encoding MBL fold metallo-hydrolase: protein MNIRLIRNATLVIDYAGTTFLMDPFFADKGTIPPFPDSANQDKANPLVSLPYSIEELISADAVIVTHLHPDHFDDTAKKALPKDIIIFAQNDRDAEKIRKDGFQNVKSLEQECLIGDIKLARTDGQHGIGEITKRTGKVSGVVFTHPKEKTLYAAGDTVWCDDVKEALLNHDPEVIVVNAGAAQFLKGGPITMTKEDVYETYRAAPGAKIFVCHMEALNHCLLTREELDHYCSDLGMSSQVLIPRDGNSCFF from the coding sequence ATGAATATCAGACTTATTCGAAACGCAACATTGGTTATAGATTATGCGGGAACAACGTTTCTAATGGATCCATTCTTTGCTGATAAAGGAACAATTCCGCCGTTTCCAGATTCAGCAAATCAGGATAAGGCAAACCCTTTAGTATCATTACCATACTCGATAGAAGAATTGATTTCGGCGGACGCTGTCATTGTCACTCATTTGCATCCCGATCATTTTGATGATACTGCCAAGAAGGCACTTCCTAAAGATATCATCATCTTCGCTCAAAATGATAGAGACGCTGAAAAGATTCGGAAAGATGGATTTCAAAACGTAAAGTCGCTTGAGCAAGAATGTCTGATTGGGGACATCAAACTGGCCAGGACGGATGGACAGCATGGGATCGGTGAAATCACAAAGCGGACAGGAAAAGTGTCAGGCGTTGTTTTCACTCATCCAAAAGAAAAAACGCTATACGCAGCGGGTGATACGGTTTGGTGCGACGATGTTAAGGAAGCCTTGCTGAATCATGATCCGGAAGTGATTGTAGTGAATGCAGGAGCTGCCCAGTTTCTAAAAGGCGGTCCCATAACAATGACGAAAGAGGATGTCTATGAAACTTATAGGGCTGCCCCTGGTGCTAAAATTTTCGTATGCCATATGGAAGCTCTTAACCACTGCCTGCTGACGAGAGAAGAACTGGATCATTATTGCAGTGATCTTGGAATGTCTAGCCAAGTTCTCATTCCGAGGGACGGTAATTCATGCTTTTTTTAA
- the dat gene encoding D-amino-acid transaminase: MEIQYVLYGDQIIKRDQASIDMEDRGYNFGDGIYEVVYIYGGKPFSMEEHFKRFAESAAKLEMKLPYTLETIIDLTVKLIDANKIHNGIVYIQMTRGASPRNHLFDRESSCLITGFARKMDPPVQAQENGVKTYLTEDIRWLRCDIKSLNLLGNTMAKRKAADHGCHEALQHREGTCTEGSSSNLFIIKNGTLYTHPATNLILNGITRQHILTIANEENVDVTEQAFTTDDLLEADEVFISSTTMEIAPVIAVTGDKKGTYPIGPITRFLQKKLKEKINQPTVLN, translated from the coding sequence ATGGAAATTCAGTATGTATTGTATGGAGACCAAATTATTAAGAGAGATCAAGCTTCTATTGATATGGAAGACAGAGGCTATAATTTCGGTGACGGAATTTATGAAGTGGTTTATATTTATGGCGGAAAACCATTTTCAATGGAAGAGCATTTCAAGCGATTTGCCGAAAGTGCAGCCAAGCTTGAGATGAAGCTGCCTTACACACTCGAAACGATTATAGATCTGACGGTTAAACTGATTGATGCCAATAAAATTCATAATGGAATTGTATACATACAGATGACAAGAGGAGCTTCTCCAAGAAATCATTTATTCGACCGGGAGTCATCCTGCCTGATCACAGGCTTTGCAAGAAAGATGGATCCACCCGTTCAAGCTCAGGAGAATGGAGTAAAGACCTATCTTACAGAAGATATCCGCTGGCTGAGATGTGACATAAAGAGCCTGAACTTGCTGGGCAATACGATGGCCAAGAGAAAAGCGGCAGACCATGGATGCCACGAAGCGCTCCAGCATCGGGAAGGAACATGTACAGAAGGGTCATCTTCTAACTTGTTTATCATTAAAAACGGAACATTGTATACGCATCCGGCTACCAACCTGATCCTTAACGGCATTACCCGCCAGCATATTTTAACGATTGCAAACGAAGAGAATGTTGACGTCACTGAACAGGCATTTACTACGGATGACCTCCTCGAGGCAGATGAAGTTTTCATCTCAAGCACAACGATGGAGATTGCTCCTGTCATTGCAGTGACGGGAGACAAAAAAGGGACTTATCCGATTGGTCCGATTACTCGTTTTCTTCAGAAGAAACTTAAAGAAAAAATAAACCAGCCGACTGTTCTAAATTAA
- a CDS encoding DUF502 domain-containing protein — MKAIAKYFINGILTALPIILVFYVLVKVFDFLDSILGDTLKNYMKNDYIPGIGILATIVLLIILGWLSSQYISGRFISLLDSALERIPLVKTLYSVIKDTFQSLLGEKRSFSTVVLVEMPENGLKSIGFITTDNPEVLSEAFMGHVAVYIPQTFQIAGFTFLVPRANITVLDIKPEDAMKFILSGGVASK; from the coding sequence TTGAAAGCGATTGCGAAATATTTTATCAATGGAATTTTGACTGCACTTCCTATTATTTTGGTTTTTTATGTTCTCGTAAAGGTGTTTGATTTTCTAGACAGTATCCTTGGCGATACCTTGAAAAATTATATGAAGAATGATTATATTCCTGGAATCGGCATACTTGCGACAATTGTTCTTTTGATCATATTAGGATGGCTCTCGTCTCAATATATCAGTGGGCGGTTCATATCATTACTGGATTCGGCTTTAGAAAGGATCCCGCTCGTCAAAACTCTCTATTCTGTCATTAAAGATACTTTTCAGTCCTTACTGGGGGAGAAACGATCGTTTTCTACAGTCGTACTGGTTGAAATGCCTGAAAATGGTTTGAAAAGCATCGGCTTTATTACGACTGACAATCCAGAAGTTCTTTCAGAGGCATTTATGGGACATGTGGCGGTTTATATTCCGCAAACGTTTCAGATTGCCGGTTTTACCTTTTTGGTTCCAAGAGCCAACATTACTGTTTTGGACATTAAACCTGAAGATGCAATGAAATTTATTCTTTCGGGAGGAGTAGCGTCCAAATAA
- a CDS encoding DUF2515 family protein, with protein sequence MNMKRRYRTLTKAVIIPSGFFVRILRSFIPSERSIVWAIPQQDRKWITDRMNQAGSESGLSFYYGNEKSLISLIKEKTQLHNRNNITRTEAYYHFYKNHPEVHWALLAHMVSRNAGYQMTDLKGEFLTRLLNDEQRFPIYWALETANSLIFQDVYPQLLLYEESKRARRSLFHLLPGLETSAFMKPIWEHFWHSQESRILTMALIINEQNFIDNRVVHNNTHAKAFHSVPFQLQNLLQLTKIIFPVQSGITKLAGIRVTRFNDLASRIETGKHLYRQLFHERLQSGILRFADQQPHTGSRTDYWKEVFTSDLSAFSPSYDRERMGYFKLKKKAERLYSPKLLDAWNTFFTDSPVKGDWFNGKDMPEQFNFLFKPKPAFIEREYWTDLHQLEGAVLAKQFLF encoded by the coding sequence ATGAACATGAAAAGAAGGTACCGCACTCTTACAAAAGCTGTTATCATTCCTTCAGGTTTCTTTGTCCGTATCCTTCGCAGCTTTATTCCTTCTGAAAGATCTATTGTCTGGGCAATCCCTCAGCAAGACCGAAAATGGATCACGGACAGAATGAACCAGGCGGGTTCTGAAAGTGGACTCTCTTTTTATTACGGCAACGAAAAAAGCTTGATCAGCCTCATTAAAGAAAAAACGCAATTACATAATCGAAACAATATCACAAGAACGGAAGCATATTATCACTTTTATAAAAACCATCCCGAGGTTCATTGGGCATTGCTTGCGCACATGGTGTCCAGGAATGCTGGATATCAGATGACGGATTTAAAGGGAGAATTTCTGACAAGGCTCCTGAATGATGAGCAGCGCTTTCCAATCTATTGGGCATTAGAGACAGCGAACAGCCTCATCTTTCAAGATGTATACCCGCAGCTTCTCTTGTATGAGGAAAGCAAACGTGCCAGAAGAAGTCTTTTTCATTTGCTGCCAGGGCTAGAAACCTCCGCCTTCATGAAGCCGATTTGGGAACATTTTTGGCACAGTCAAGAGAGCCGGATCCTTACCATGGCTCTTATTATTAATGAGCAAAATTTTATTGATAATCGGGTGGTTCATAATAACACCCATGCCAAAGCCTTCCATAGTGTACCTTTTCAACTGCAAAACCTTCTCCAGTTAACAAAGATCATTTTTCCGGTTCAATCTGGCATCACAAAACTTGCTGGCATACGGGTCACCAGATTTAACGATCTAGCCAGCAGGATAGAAACAGGCAAACACCTATACCGGCAGCTTTTTCATGAAAGGCTGCAATCCGGTATATTGCGATTTGCGGACCAACAGCCCCACACTGGGTCACGAACGGATTATTGGAAAGAGGTTTTCACTTCTGATCTCTCTGCTTTTTCACCATCCTATGATAGAGAGAGGATGGGGTATTTTAAACTAAAAAAGAAAGCAGAGCGTTTATACAGCCCAAAATTGCTTGACGCCTGGAATACATTTTTTACTGATTCTCCAGTGAAGGGAGATTGGTTTAACGGTAAAGACATGCCTGAACAATTCAATTTCTTATTTAAACCAAAACCAGCATTCATAGAAAGAGAATATTGGACCGATCTACATCAACTGGAGGGTGCAGTGCTGGCCAAACAATTTTTATTCTAA
- a CDS encoding inorganic phosphate transporter: protein MDTLFFLIVLVVIFALAFDFINGFHDTANAIATSVSTKALPPKVAIALAATMNLIGALTFTGVAKSVSKDIVDPFQFHDEKIGLLIVLSALIAGIAWNLITWYYGIPSSSSHAIIGSIAGAAISAAGFGVLNYDGFLKIIQALIISPFVALAVGFIIMTLFAAIFKNFNKTKTNKGFRTFQIFTAALQSFSHGTNDAQKAMGIITLALIAGGYHTTEGIPMWVRVAAALSMGIGTSVGGWKIIKTVGGKIMKLQPVNGAAADLSSAVIIFTFTALKLPVSTTHVISSAIMGVGSAKRVKGVKWGVARRIVLTWIITLPISAVLAAIIYQILNLFV, encoded by the coding sequence ATGGATACGTTATTTTTTCTGATCGTTTTAGTCGTTATCTTCGCATTGGCCTTTGATTTTATCAACGGTTTCCACGATACAGCCAATGCGATTGCGACCTCAGTGTCAACAAAAGCGCTGCCTCCAAAGGTAGCCATCGCACTTGCCGCTACAATGAACCTTATTGGTGCATTGACCTTTACAGGCGTAGCCAAAAGTGTAAGTAAAGATATTGTCGATCCTTTTCAGTTTCATGATGAAAAAATAGGATTGCTCATTGTATTGTCGGCCCTTATCGCTGGTATCGCCTGGAACTTGATTACCTGGTATTACGGGATTCCGTCAAGTTCATCTCATGCGATTATCGGATCAATTGCAGGTGCTGCTATTTCTGCAGCAGGATTCGGGGTCCTCAACTACGATGGTTTTCTAAAAATCATTCAAGCTTTAATTATTTCACCATTTGTTGCTTTAGCTGTCGGTTTTATCATCATGACTCTATTTGCAGCAATCTTTAAAAACTTTAATAAAACAAAAACAAATAAAGGCTTCCGTACCTTTCAAATTTTCACTGCCGCTCTTCAATCTTTCTCACACGGAACGAACGATGCACAAAAAGCGATGGGGATCATTACCCTGGCATTGATTGCAGGTGGATACCATACCACAGAAGGCATCCCAATGTGGGTAAGGGTTGCCGCAGCTCTTTCAATGGGTATCGGAACATCCGTTGGCGGCTGGAAGATCATTAAGACCGTCGGTGGAAAGATCATGAAACTTCAACCGGTAAATGGAGCTGCAGCTGATTTATCATCTGCCGTGATTATCTTCACTTTTACGGCTTTAAAACTGCCAGTCAGTACGACTCATGTTATTTCATCTGCAATCATGGGTGTAGGTTCTGCTAAGCGTGTTAAAGGAGTTAAATGGGGAGTTGCTCGGCGAATTGTCCTAACATGGATTATTACATTGCCGATCTCAGCGGTATTAGCTGCCATTATCTATCAAATTTTAAATTTATTCGTATAA
- a CDS encoding DUF47 domain-containing protein, with protein sequence MIFSSKKDLFLDLLTSIADNVRDSAQYFVDFKIKSDEDLKEFARKMKAYENKGDKFIHELIIGLNKTFITPLEREDILELANKMDDILDGMEQCASRFEMYNITTPDQYMVQFAGHILEATYEVAESAKLLHKKKLMEIRPHAIKLNDLESVVDDLLRTSIKNLFSVEKDPIKIMQYKELYELLEAISDSTEDVADTLETIIMRNA encoded by the coding sequence ATGATATTTTCATCAAAAAAGGATTTGTTTTTGGACTTACTAACCAGCATCGCAGATAACGTCCGCGACTCCGCACAATACTTTGTGGATTTTAAAATCAAATCCGATGAAGATTTAAAAGAATTTGCAAGAAAAATGAAGGCATATGAAAACAAGGGCGATAAATTTATCCACGAGTTGATTATCGGTTTGAACAAGACCTTTATTACTCCCCTAGAACGTGAAGACATTTTAGAGCTTGCCAATAAAATGGACGACATTCTGGACGGCATGGAACAATGTGCTTCCAGATTTGAAATGTACAACATCACAACACCTGACCAATACATGGTTCAATTTGCTGGCCATATTCTAGAAGCGACTTACGAGGTTGCTGAATCCGCTAAATTATTGCACAAGAAAAAACTTATGGAAATCCGTCCGCATGCGATTAAGCTGAACGATCTTGAATCTGTGGTTGATGACCTGCTTCGTACAAGCATCAAAAACTTATTCAGCGTCGAAAAGGACCCGATTAAAATCATGCAATATAAAGAGCTTTATGAGCTTCTTGAGGCTATTTCCGACAGCACTGAAGATGTTGCCGATACTCTTGAAACCATTATCATGCGTAACGCCTAA
- a CDS encoding GDSL-type esterase/lipase family protein: protein MGLSWKVNSHYTALGDSISVGIGSSKEWGSFVQRYTVLLEHTLFKTYHLSNYAKNGFTTLDVLSSIEEPKVRKALMNSEIITITAGGNDLIKAGKKYLLKKEEVEFHHTLKECQRNMSAILKNIIEMKEKGRKNYIIRITNIYNPYHKWDLAYKWVNLFNAYIQTFQKYPNVRVADIYSLFVRREKELLSWDSIHPNNLGHKMIAQAVYDTGFGPLSPHFD from the coding sequence ATGGGCTTATCTTGGAAAGTAAATTCTCACTATACCGCCTTAGGAGATTCCATTTCTGTGGGAATCGGCTCATCCAAGGAATGGGGAAGCTTCGTCCAGCGGTATACCGTTCTCTTAGAGCATACTCTCTTCAAGACATATCATCTTTCAAATTACGCTAAAAATGGCTTTACAACACTCGATGTACTTTCTTCGATTGAGGAGCCGAAGGTCAGAAAAGCCCTCATGAATTCAGAGATCATTACCATCACTGCAGGCGGAAATGATTTGATCAAGGCAGGGAAAAAATATCTTTTAAAAAAGGAAGAAGTGGAATTTCATCACACGTTAAAAGAGTGCCAAAGGAATATGTCTGCCATTTTAAAGAACATTATTGAGATGAAAGAGAAGGGGAGAAAGAATTACATTATCCGCATAACGAATATATACAATCCTTACCACAAGTGGGATCTTGCTTATAAATGGGTAAACTTATTCAATGCTTATATCCAGACGTTCCAGAAGTACCCCAACGTAAGGGTCGCAGATATTTACTCCTTATTCGTCAGACGAGAAAAAGAATTGTTGTCATGGGACAGTATCCATCCTAACAACCTCGGCCATAAAATGATAGCTCAAGCAGTCTACGACACGGGTTTTGGCCCGTTAAGCCCTCACTTTGACTGA
- a CDS encoding terpene cyclase/mutase family protein, which yields MLDLEKIRNEIERRCHDLLSFQQADGSFRFCFENPVTTDAYLLVLLVLWEWNDEPLKRKLAERILSKQELDGTWKVYPDEKEGNLSVTIEAYVALCYAGYLNIDSPRMKMAKEFILHHGGLKKASLLTRAFLSVNGVIPWPRIPFDPGLLIDPPSLSPIQFYDMSSYARVHFVPLIAAMRNDFFIFHPCSQQLSALTGDRNHEYYWPELENDSVIRFFSGLEDPSDSVHKKLERYMLDRIEKDGTLLSYASSTFYMIYGLLSLGYPKHSQIILQAIHGIISLLCNNGTHFFVQNSPSAVWDTSLLLYSLIEAGISPANHHIQKGVHFLLEQQHTKKGDWQVHCKETAPGGWGFSETNSIHPDTDDTQAALRSISIQAAFSPLTFHSWQEGITWLLAMQNDDGGWPAFEKNTNKEWLGLLPVKNASDALIDPSNPDITGRVLEFLGSYTTLTLKDPAVSRAVNWLKSHQGSDGSWYGRWGVCYIYGTWAAVTGLASVGMQVNREKCLIKAARWLESIQNTDGSWGESCYSDEAKRYVPLGYGTVVQTAWAIDALTSMSPQPTTAIANGVNYLLSSYHDTSALNYPTGSALPGFFYVLYHSYSRIWPLNALSHVFRKYFQSK from the coding sequence ATGCTCGATTTGGAGAAAATCAGAAATGAGATTGAACGGCGCTGCCATGATCTGCTATCTTTCCAGCAGGCAGATGGCTCGTTTAGATTTTGTTTTGAAAATCCAGTTACAACAGATGCCTATCTGCTTGTCCTTCTTGTATTATGGGAGTGGAATGATGAGCCGTTAAAACGAAAATTGGCTGAACGCATTCTTTCAAAACAAGAATTGGACGGAACATGGAAAGTATACCCTGATGAGAAAGAAGGCAATCTTTCTGTTACGATTGAAGCGTATGTTGCACTCTGTTACGCTGGATATCTCAATATTGACAGTCCACGGATGAAAATGGCCAAAGAATTTATTCTCCATCATGGTGGATTAAAAAAGGCAAGTCTTTTAACGCGCGCTTTTCTGTCTGTAAATGGTGTTATACCTTGGCCCAGAATCCCCTTTGATCCCGGTTTACTAATCGATCCCCCATCCTTATCTCCAATCCAGTTCTACGATATGAGCAGCTATGCGAGAGTTCATTTCGTACCACTGATTGCTGCCATGAGAAATGATTTCTTTATATTTCATCCTTGCAGCCAGCAGCTCTCTGCTTTAACGGGTGATCGGAATCATGAATACTATTGGCCGGAACTTGAAAATGATTCGGTAATTCGTTTTTTTAGCGGCTTAGAGGATCCCTCTGATTCTGTTCATAAAAAATTGGAACGTTACATGCTGGACAGAATTGAAAAAGACGGAACCCTCCTTAGTTACGCCTCTTCAACGTTCTACATGATTTATGGTTTGCTTTCCCTTGGCTATCCGAAACATTCACAAATCATTCTTCAGGCCATTCATGGGATTATTTCTCTTTTATGTAATAATGGCACTCATTTTTTTGTTCAAAATTCACCTTCTGCTGTATGGGACACCTCACTTCTTCTCTATTCCTTGATCGAAGCCGGCATCTCACCTGCAAATCATCACATACAAAAAGGGGTTCACTTTCTTCTCGAACAGCAGCACACCAAAAAAGGCGACTGGCAGGTTCATTGTAAAGAAACCGCTCCCGGTGGGTGGGGTTTCTCTGAAACCAATTCCATCCATCCTGATACGGATGATACTCAGGCAGCTTTACGCTCCATTTCAATACAGGCTGCTTTCTCACCCCTTACCTTTCACTCTTGGCAAGAAGGAATAACCTGGCTGCTTGCCATGCAGAACGATGACGGCGGCTGGCCTGCTTTTGAAAAAAATACAAATAAAGAATGGCTTGGACTGCTTCCTGTTAAAAATGCATCCGACGCTTTGATTGATCCGTCAAACCCTGATATCACAGGAAGAGTTCTTGAATTTTTAGGCAGTTATACAACCTTGACTTTAAAGGATCCTGCTGTAAGCCGTGCCGTGAATTGGCTGAAGTCCCATCAGGGGTCCGATGGATCATGGTATGGACGATGGGGTGTCTGCTATATCTATGGAACATGGGCGGCTGTAACAGGGCTTGCATCTGTTGGAATGCAGGTAAACAGAGAAAAATGTCTTATAAAAGCTGCGAGGTGGCTTGAGTCTATTCAAAATACGGATGGGAGCTGGGGTGAATCATGTTATAGCGATGAGGCGAAGAGATATGTACCTTTGGGTTATGGAACGGTTGTCCAAACCGCATGGGCCATTGATGCTCTCACTTCGATGAGTCCGCAGCCAACAACCGCTATTGCTAATGGAGTAAATTATTTGCTTTCTTCCTACCATGATACATCCGCGTTAAATTACCCAACGGGATCCGCCCTGCCTGGATTCTTTTATGTTTTGTATCACAGTTACAGCCGGATCTGGCCACTGAATGCATTAAGTCATGTTTTCAGAAAATATTTTCAGTCAAAGTGA
- a CDS encoding fructosamine kinase family protein: MNNEHNTAFCKLLKEHLERLQDPAESLQIRRVSGGSINEAYAVQTQKQKYFLKIHRRAPERFFQCEAAGLAAIRTTQTIDVPDVYTYEDNRTGDKASFILAEWVEGKKTKDTERKLGERLAALHSSPGPVRYGLNHDNFIGTIPQPNGLYSTWTAYYITKRILPQIERGIEGNGMDSERKNRLFKIMERMEKDLPEQPDVSLLHGDLWGGNWITGKNGEPFLIDPAILYGHHEMDLAFAELFGGFSADFYEAYAYFLPIEKEYQDRKELYQLFYLLVHLNLFGETYGRPIDRILKKYLS; encoded by the coding sequence ATGAATAATGAACATAACACAGCGTTCTGCAAGCTGTTAAAAGAACATCTGGAACGTCTTCAAGATCCGGCTGAATCCCTTCAAATCCGAAGGGTATCCGGGGGCAGCATCAACGAGGCTTATGCTGTTCAAACACAGAAACAGAAGTATTTTTTAAAAATACATCGCCGTGCACCAGAACGTTTTTTTCAGTGTGAGGCGGCCGGACTGGCTGCAATAAGAACAACTCAAACCATAGATGTTCCGGACGTTTATACGTATGAAGACAACAGGACTGGGGACAAAGCAAGTTTTATTTTGGCAGAGTGGGTTGAAGGAAAGAAAACGAAAGATACAGAAAGAAAACTGGGAGAAAGACTTGCTGCTCTTCACAGTTCTCCCGGACCGGTGCGTTATGGATTGAATCACGACAACTTCATCGGAACCATTCCGCAGCCGAACGGCTTATATTCAACATGGACAGCGTATTACATAACGAAACGGATTCTGCCGCAGATTGAAAGAGGAATTGAAGGAAACGGAATGGATTCAGAACGAAAAAATAGGTTGTTCAAAATCATGGAGAGGATGGAAAAAGATCTTCCAGAACAACCTGATGTTTCCTTGCTGCATGGAGATCTATGGGGAGGGAACTGGATTACTGGAAAGAATGGGGAACCCTTTCTGATCGATCCCGCGATTCTTTATGGCCATCATGAAATGGATTTGGCTTTCGCAGAATTGTTTGGCGGATTCTCTGCTGATTTTTACGAGGCTTATGCTTACTTTTTACCAATTGAAAAAGAATATCAAGACCGTAAAGAACTTTATCAATTGTTTTATCTTCTCGTTCATTTGAATTTATTTGGAGAAACATACGGTCGCCCCATAGATCGAATTCTAAAGAAATATTTATCGTAG
- a CDS encoding DUF2238 domain-containing protein: MEINHPKNIHLYILLLTALVFVWSAFRPADYFTWVLEVSPAVLPILILMLTYKRFQFTTLSYSLFSIVFILMFIGGHYTYDDVPLFERIQNTFHLKRNDYDRFGHFFKGLTIIPVREVLLRLAGLPRRFWLIFLSLSIILSLAAGYEIIEWLVAKMEGHSAKDFLGIQGDIWDSQWDMSLAFVGSIIGYLLLYRLHDQQLEKLR, translated from the coding sequence ATGGAAATAAACCATCCAAAAAATATTCATCTGTACATTCTGTTGCTTACTGCGCTTGTTTTCGTCTGGTCTGCTTTCCGCCCGGCTGATTATTTCACTTGGGTTCTTGAAGTATCACCCGCTGTCCTTCCAATCCTAATCCTAATGCTTACTTATAAGCGTTTTCAATTTACAACTCTTTCCTACAGCCTTTTTTCCATCGTGTTCATATTAATGTTTATCGGTGGCCATTATACGTACGATGATGTCCCCCTTTTTGAGCGGATTCAGAATACCTTTCATCTTAAACGAAATGATTATGATCGGTTCGGACATTTCTTTAAGGGGCTCACGATTATTCCTGTACGAGAAGTTTTGCTCAGGCTGGCCGGCCTCCCTCGCCGTTTTTGGCTTATTTTCCTTAGTTTAAGCATCATTCTCTCCCTCGCCGCAGGATATGAGATTATCGAGTGGCTGGTTGCGAAAATGGAAGGGCATTCTGCCAAAGATTTTCTGGGAATCCAAGGGGATATCTGGGATTCACAATGGGATATGTCCCTTGCTTTTGTCGGGTCGATCATTGGCTATCTTCTACTATACCGCCTTCATGATCAGCAGCTTGAAAAACTACGATAA
- the proC gene encoding pyrroline-5-carboxylate reductase has product MLETKKVLFIGAGSMAEAIAAGMVNQDKLPPSNIMMTNKQNEERRIELMKKYKVIALPYSEVRVQEADLIILAMKPKDAEKALIELKPKLKPDQIVLSVLAGISTGFMEEILPDEQPVIRVMPNTSSTIGESITAVTGGQSVTMEHIEIAKELFSAVGRVKVIEEEQMDVFTGIAGSGPAYIYYVLEHIEKTAQAEGLDEDLAREIAAQTVFGASKMVLDTNASPESLRKKVTSPNGTTAAGLNALQENEAGQAFTKAIINAKERSAEIRKELEKVTV; this is encoded by the coding sequence ATGTTAGAAACTAAAAAAGTGCTTTTTATCGGGGCAGGTTCCATGGCCGAAGCAATAGCTGCCGGAATGGTCAATCAAGATAAATTACCGCCCAGCAATATTATGATGACGAATAAACAAAATGAAGAACGACGAATTGAACTGATGAAAAAATATAAGGTGATTGCCTTACCTTACAGTGAAGTCAGGGTCCAAGAAGCGGATCTGATCATCTTGGCCATGAAGCCGAAAGATGCAGAAAAAGCATTAATCGAGCTGAAACCCAAACTAAAGCCAGATCAAATTGTACTCTCTGTTCTCGCGGGGATATCTACTGGCTTTATGGAAGAAATTCTTCCTGATGAACAGCCGGTTATTCGGGTAATGCCTAACACTTCCAGTACGATTGGAGAATCCATTACGGCCGTAACTGGTGGACAATCGGTCACAATGGAGCATATAGAAATCGCAAAAGAGTTATTTTCTGCGGTCGGCAGGGTAAAAGTAATTGAAGAAGAACAGATGGATGTGTTTACAGGTATAGCAGGAAGCGGTCCGGCTTACATTTATTATGTTCTTGAACATATTGAAAAAACAGCTCAGGCTGAAGGACTGGATGAAGACCTTGCTAGGGAAATAGCGGCTCAAACCGTTTTCGGTGCCAGTAAAATGGTGCTGGATACTAATGCATCACCTGAATCACTAAGAAAAAAAGTTACATCCCCAAACGGCACTACAGCAGCAGGGTTGAATGCTCTGCAGGAAAATGAAGCTGGCCAAGCGTTTACTAAAGCAATCATCAACGCAAAAGAAAGATCTGCTGAGATCCGCAAAGAATTGGAGAAAGTTACTGTATGA
- a CDS encoding cysteine dioxygenase, whose product MLFLTTIEKLFTPLVQPTSQELLDAIHKLQASVKDAGPFIRDPENKPYGRKLIYKSAHVEILVMHWASALDCSPHDHGQSYGWVQILSGSSNHTLYKLRPGELPVPVKEQVENKGSLLNVGRGMIHKMGTHEKDPLITLHVYSPPISGMKVFDLEKCAACIVSEDCGAWWPDEQRQLLQTISLPPQPAKR is encoded by the coding sequence TTGCTATTCCTTACAACGATTGAAAAACTCTTCACTCCGCTCGTTCAACCTACCTCACAGGAATTGCTTGATGCTATCCATAAACTGCAAGCTAGTGTAAAGGACGCCGGCCCTTTTATCAGGGATCCAGAAAACAAACCCTATGGCAGGAAATTAATTTATAAGAGTGCTCACGTAGAAATTCTCGTTATGCATTGGGCTTCTGCCCTGGATTGCTCTCCACATGACCATGGGCAGTCATATGGGTGGGTCCAGATTTTATCTGGCTCTTCAAACCACACACTCTATAAGCTCCGGCCCGGCGAACTGCCTGTGCCAGTGAAAGAACAGGTTGAAAATAAAGGATCGCTCCTTAACGTTGGAAGAGGAATGATTCATAAGATGGGTACTCATGAAAAGGATCCTCTGATTACTTTACACGTCTACTCTCCCCCAATTTCCGGTATGAAAGTGTTTGACCTTGAAAAATGTGCAGCTTGCATCGTCTCAGAAGATTGTGGAGCATGGTGGCCTGATGAACAAAGACAGCTGCTGCAAACCATATCGCTCCCGCCGCAGCCTGCTAAGCGATGA